Proteins encoded within one genomic window of Comamonas endophytica:
- a CDS encoding acyl-CoA dehydrogenase family protein, with protein MNFQLPPEIAELQQRTRRFIAEQVIPLETSETHSGHGPSPELRAELVARARAAGLLTPHASKEMGGLGLSHVAKAAVFEEAGYSWLGPTALNIHAPDEGNIHLMEEVATPAQKERWLRPQVEGRTRSCFAMTEPSPGAGADPSMLATTAVRDGDEYLISGTKWFITGAEGADYVIIMARMEDGSATMFLSDMDRPEIVLERSMDAMDACFAGGHGVLRFNNLRVPASDVLGEVGKGFRYAQVRLAPARLTHCMRWLGQARRAHDIALDYVRKRQAFGKPLAEHEGVGFMLADNDMDLQTARLHIWHTAWLLDQGEKGNFESSRAKVVCSEAEWRVVDRCVQMLGGQGVTMETPVMRIFMDMRAFRIYDGPSEVHRWSMARKLVHMAEKAAAGAHA; from the coding sequence ATGAACTTCCAACTTCCTCCCGAGATCGCCGAGCTGCAGCAACGCACGCGGCGCTTCATTGCCGAGCAGGTCATTCCGCTGGAAACCAGCGAGACCCATTCGGGGCATGGCCCCAGCCCTGAATTGCGCGCCGAGCTGGTGGCGCGCGCGCGGGCCGCGGGTCTGCTGACGCCGCACGCGTCGAAGGAAATGGGCGGCCTGGGCCTGAGCCATGTGGCCAAGGCCGCCGTGTTCGAGGAAGCCGGCTATTCCTGGCTCGGCCCCACGGCGCTGAACATCCACGCGCCCGACGAAGGCAACATCCATCTGATGGAGGAAGTGGCAACGCCCGCGCAAAAGGAGCGCTGGCTGCGCCCGCAGGTCGAGGGCCGCACGCGCTCGTGCTTCGCCATGACCGAGCCCTCCCCCGGCGCGGGCGCCGATCCGTCGATGCTGGCCACCACCGCGGTGCGCGACGGCGACGAGTACCTCATCAGCGGCACCAAGTGGTTCATCACCGGCGCCGAGGGCGCGGACTACGTGATCATCATGGCGCGCATGGAGGACGGCTCGGCCACCATGTTCCTGAGCGACATGGACCGTCCGGAGATCGTGCTCGAGCGCAGCATGGATGCGATGGACGCCTGTTTTGCCGGCGGCCATGGCGTGCTGCGCTTCAACAACCTGCGCGTGCCCGCCAGCGATGTGCTGGGCGAGGTCGGCAAGGGCTTTCGCTATGCCCAGGTGCGGCTCGCGCCGGCGCGCCTCACGCACTGCATGCGCTGGCTGGGCCAGGCGCGGCGCGCCCACGACATCGCGCTGGACTATGTGCGCAAACGCCAGGCCTTCGGCAAGCCGCTGGCCGAGCACGAGGGCGTGGGCTTCATGCTGGCCGACAACGACATGGACCTGCAGACCGCGCGCCTGCACATCTGGCACACGGCCTGGCTGCTGGACCAGGGCGAGAAAGGCAACTTCGAATCGAGCCGCGCCAAGGTGGTCTGCTCCGAGGCCGAGTGGCGCGTCGTGGACCGCTGCGTGCAGATGCTCGGCGGCCAGGGCGTGACGATGGAGACCCCGGTCATGCGCATCTTCATGGACATGCGCGCCTTCCGCATCTATGACGGCCCGAGCGAGGTGCACCGCTGGAGCATGGCGCGCAAGCTGGTGCACATGGCCGAGAAGGCCGCCGCGGGAGCCCACGCATGA
- a CDS encoding SDR family NAD(P)-dependent oxidoreductase, whose translation MSAAELFSLQGKRVLVTGASSGLGMHFAKLLAGAGAQVAVAARRTDKLQSLVEEITRAGGAARAYALDVGRAQSVRDCFDAIGEWGVPDVVVNNAGVTVTRALLEQTEEDFDQVLDTNLKGNWLVATEGARRMVAAGKGGAIVNVASILGARVGGGVAPYAISKAGVIQATKAMALELARHGIRVNALLPGYVATELNREFLESPAGEKLRLRIPSRRFGQLTDLDGPLLLLASDAGAAMTGACVAVDGGHLVSGL comes from the coding sequence ATGAGCGCCGCCGAGCTTTTCAGCCTGCAGGGCAAGCGGGTGCTGGTGACCGGCGCGTCGAGCGGCCTGGGCATGCATTTCGCGAAGCTGCTGGCCGGCGCGGGCGCGCAGGTGGCGGTGGCCGCGCGGCGCACCGACAAGCTGCAGTCGCTGGTCGAGGAGATCACCCGGGCCGGCGGCGCGGCGCGCGCCTATGCGCTGGACGTGGGCCGGGCGCAAAGCGTCAGGGACTGTTTCGATGCGATCGGCGAATGGGGCGTGCCGGATGTGGTCGTCAACAACGCCGGCGTCACGGTGACGCGCGCGCTGCTCGAGCAGACCGAGGAGGACTTCGACCAGGTGCTGGACACCAACCTCAAGGGCAACTGGCTCGTGGCGACCGAGGGCGCGCGGCGCATGGTGGCGGCCGGCAAGGGCGGCGCCATCGTCAACGTGGCCTCGATCCTGGGCGCGCGCGTGGGCGGCGGTGTCGCGCCCTATGCGATCTCCAAGGCCGGCGTGATCCAGGCGACCAAGGCGATGGCGCTCGAGCTGGCGCGCCACGGCATCCGCGTGAATGCGCTGCTGCCGGGCTATGTGGCGACCGAGCTCAACCGCGAATTCCTGGAAAGCCCGGCGGGCGAGAAGCTGCGCCTGCGCATTCCCAGCCGTCGTTTCGGCCAGCTGACGGACCTCGACGGTCCGCTGCTGCTTCTCGCCTCCGACGCCGGCGCCGCGATGACGGGCGCCTGCGTGGCGGTCGATGGCGGCCATCTGGTGAGCGGACTATGA